From Rhodovastum atsumiense, a single genomic window includes:
- a CDS encoding IS256 family transposase, whose product MARRKEPRIPDAVLDQLLAGADPKTAFDPKGLLDELKKALAERVLNAEMDHHLAGDETGNSRNGYGRKTVITDTGKLTLEIPRDRQSTFDPQLIAKYQRRFPGFDDKIISMYARGMSTREIVGHLRELYGIDVSPDLISAVTDAVLDEITTWQARPLEPVYPLVFFDALRVKIRDEGMVRNKAVHVALGVRADGTKEVLGLWLEQNEGAKFWLRVMNELRNRGVEDILVAVVDGLKGFPEAILAVFPQTTVQTCIVHLLRQSLDFVSYKDRKAVAGALKEIYRAVDATAAEAALTAFEEGPWGQKYPAIGQSWRRAWSEVIPFYAFPSEVRRILYTTNAIESLNAKLRRAVRARGHFPNDDAALKLLFLVLNRAEKEWTMPAREWCMAKAQFAILFGERFTRALA is encoded by the coding sequence ATGGCCCGACGCAAGGAGCCGCGTATCCCGGACGCGGTGCTCGACCAACTGCTGGCGGGAGCTGACCCGAAGACGGCCTTTGACCCGAAAGGCCTGCTTGACGAGCTGAAGAAGGCGCTGGCGGAGCGGGTGCTGAACGCGGAGATGGATCACCATCTGGCTGGCGACGAGACCGGGAACAGCCGCAATGGCTATGGACGAAAGACGGTGATCACCGACACGGGGAAGCTGACCCTGGAGATCCCGCGGGACCGGCAGTCGACTTTCGATCCCCAGCTGATTGCGAAGTATCAGAGACGATTTCCTGGCTTCGACGACAAGATCATTTCCATGTATGCGCGTGGCATGAGCACGCGGGAGATTGTCGGCCATCTTCGTGAGCTTTATGGCATCGATGTCTCGCCGGATCTGATCAGTGCGGTGACTGATGCCGTTTTGGACGAGATCACCACCTGGCAGGCCCGACCGCTGGAGCCGGTCTACCCGCTGGTTTTCTTCGATGCCCTGCGGGTGAAGATCCGGGACGAAGGCATGGTCCGCAACAAGGCCGTCCATGTGGCACTTGGCGTGCGAGCCGACGGCACCAAGGAAGTCCTTGGTCTATGGCTCGAACAGAACGAGGGAGCGAAATTCTGGCTGCGGGTGATGAACGAGCTGCGCAATCGTGGCGTGGAAGACATCCTGGTTGCCGTAGTTGATGGATTGAAGGGCTTCCCCGAAGCCATCCTCGCGGTCTTTCCCCAGACCACCGTTCAGACCTGTATTGTTCATCTGCTGCGCCAGAGCCTGGATTTCGTCTCTTACAAAGATCGCAAGGCGGTCGCCGGTGCCCTCAAGGAAATCTACCGAGCAGTAGACGCCACCGCGGCAGAAGCGGCATTGACGGCTTTTGAAGAAGGGCCATGGGGCCAGAAATACCCGGCCATTGGCCAGAGTTGGCGCCGCGCCTGGAGTGAGGTGATCCCCTTCTACGCCTTCCCGAGCGAGGTTCGACGCATTCTCTATACGACCAATGCTATCGAATCTCTCAATGCCAAACTTCGGCGGGCGGTGCGGGCGAGAGGACATTTTCCGAATGACGACGCTGCATTGAAGCTGCTCTTTCTGGTCTTGAACCGGGCGGAGAAAGAGTGGACCATGCCAGCGCGTGAATGGTGCATGGCCAAGGCCCAGTTCGCCATCCTTTTCGGCGAACGGTTCACCCGGGCTCTGGCCTGA
- a CDS encoding methyl-accepting chemotaxis protein, whose product MCNVISHTKFRIVPTAKQTSGQAGIVAGAANEASASVQTVASATEQLSASIGEITRQVEQSTAITHQAVEEARRSDATVRALAEAAQKIGDVVGLITTIAGQTNLLALNATIEAARAGEAGRGFAVVATEVKSLATQTARATGEIGAQIARIQAATQDAVAAIDGIVRTIGQVNTITGTIAVAVKEQGTATAEIARSVQQAAHGTDDVTRNISGVSSAATETGAASQQVLEVASTLSKNAERLAGQVNTFITGVRAA is encoded by the coding sequence GTGTGCAACGTCATCTCGCACACGAAATTCCGGATAGTCCCGACGGCGAAGCAGACCAGCGGCCAGGCCGGCATCGTCGCCGGCGCCGCCAACGAGGCATCCGCCAGCGTGCAGACCGTCGCCTCGGCCACAGAGCAGCTTTCCGCCTCGATCGGCGAGATCACCCGCCAGGTCGAGCAATCCACCGCGATCACGCACCAGGCGGTGGAGGAGGCGCGGCGCAGCGATGCGACGGTGCGGGCCCTGGCCGAGGCGGCGCAGAAGATCGGTGACGTGGTCGGGCTGATCACCACCATCGCCGGGCAGACCAACCTGCTGGCGCTGAACGCCACCATCGAGGCGGCGCGTGCCGGGGAGGCCGGGCGCGGCTTCGCGGTGGTCGCCACCGAGGTCAAGAGCCTGGCGACCCAGACGGCGCGGGCGACCGGGGAGATCGGCGCGCAGATCGCCCGCATCCAGGCAGCGACGCAGGACGCGGTGGCCGCGATCGACGGCATCGTGCGCACGATCGGCCAGGTCAACACCATCACCGGGACGATCGCGGTGGCGGTGAAGGAACAGGGCACCGCCACCGCCGAGATCGCCCGCAGCGTCCAGCAGGCGGCGCACGGCACCGACGACGTGACCCGCAACATCTCCGGCGTCAGCTCCGCCGCGACAGAGACCGGGGCGGCCTCGCAGCAGGTGCTGGAGGTGGCCAGCACGCTCTCGAAGAACGCCGAGCGGCTGGCCGGGCAGGTGAACACCTTCATCACCGGCGTGCGCGCGGCCTGA
- a CDS encoding calcium-binding protein encodes MTDIHASFAYSSDANDAGATGCDNGIKVINGGPGDDVLTSSPGDDRLTGGPGNDTFVFNYGDGNDTITDFTPGEDTFLLAGRNGFAIPGLNFVQEGQDVVLCLSARQSIRFINVNLHDLLPDNSTECDTSGGGGGGGGGGGGGHGEGGGQGSGGGWGGGHGEGGGQGSGGGWGSGHGEGGGQGGGGGWGGGHGEGGGQGSGGGGGGGHGEGGGQGSGGGGWGGGHGQGSGQGGGGGGGTSNTVNVAVNVGIDINIANGSGGGSGGGSGSGSGSGSGSGSGSGSGGGDSGGGSGSGCLTPVPHPTTPPSIIQGC; translated from the coding sequence ATGACGGATATACACGCCTCCTTTGCATATTCTTCGGATGCCAACGATGCCGGCGCGACCGGCTGTGACAATGGCATCAAGGTGATCAACGGCGGGCCTGGCGACGATGTTCTGACCAGCAGCCCCGGGGATGACCGCCTGACGGGTGGCCCCGGTAATGATACGTTCGTATTCAATTACGGCGACGGCAACGACACGATCACCGATTTCACACCAGGCGAAGACACGTTCCTGCTGGCCGGACGCAACGGCTTTGCCATCCCCGGCCTCAACTTCGTGCAGGAGGGCCAGGACGTGGTCCTGTGCCTCTCCGCCCGGCAATCGATCCGGTTCATCAACGTCAATCTCCACGACCTCCTGCCGGACAACAGCACCGAGTGTGACACCAGCGGTGGTGGCGGCGGTGGTGGTGGCGGTGGCGGCGGTGGCCATGGCGAAGGTGGCGGCCAGGGCAGCGGTGGCGGCTGGGGCGGCGGTCATGGCGAAGGCGGTGGCCAGGGCAGCGGCGGCGGCTGGGGCAGCGGCCATGGCGAAGGTGGCGGCCAGGGTGGCGGCGGCGGCTGGGGCGGCGGTCACGGCGAAGGTGGTGGCCAGGGCAGCGGCGGTGGCGGTGGCGGTGGCCATGGCGAAGGCGGTGGCCAGGGCAGCGGTGGCGGCGGCTGGGGTGGCGGTCATGGCCAAGGTAGCGGCCAGGGCGGCGGCGGCGGCGGCGGCACCAGCAACACCGTCAATGTCGCTGTCAATGTTGGCATCGACATCAATATCGCCAACGGCAGCGGCGGTGGCAGCGGCGGTGGCAGCGGCAGCGGCAGCGGCAGCGGCAGCGGCAGCGGCAGCGGCAGCGGCAGCGGTGGTGGTGACAGCGGTGGTGGCTCCGGCAGCGGCTGCCTGACCCCCGTGCCGCATCCAACGACGCCGCCGAGCATCATCCAGGGCTGCTAG